The following are encoded in a window of Oncorhynchus masou masou isolate Uvic2021 chromosome 17, UVic_Omas_1.1, whole genome shotgun sequence genomic DNA:
- the cebpd gene encoding CCAAT/enhancer-binding protein delta, whose protein sequence is MCDIYSLDSQCVSPQCNMSWAMEPTNFYDNKLSSGLQGVCKPGRSDHGTGEDTTMAELNTAPAMYDDESAIDFSSYIESMTAVPHLELCNDELFLDLFNTVKQEKTDFYMPSSTTSSSNMQQLSNCSTNAYAVGSQKEFERKLKGGFDNKGVFSAPIKQESDWSDNDMSSSLPSQIKNCAQTSVSLPMGQPTPPSTPEPLSSQSAHSSPRKVGKEKGKKNFDRYSQEYRQRRERNNVAVRKSRDKAKQRNVEMQQKMLELGSENDRLHKTIDQLTSELTGLRDFFKQLPNHSSSFLGTTGGARR, encoded by the coding sequence ATGTGTGATATATACAGCCTGGATTCTCAGTGCGTGTCTCCACAATGCAACATGAGTTGGGCGATGGAGCCTACAAACTTCTACGACAATAAGCTGAGCAGCGGTCTTCAGGGGGTCTGCAAACCCGGGAGAAGTGATCATGGCACGGGCGAGGACACAACCATGGCCGAGCTGAACACAGCCCCTGCAATGTACGACGACGAGAGTGCCATCGACTTCAGCTCCTACATAGAGTCGATGACAGCAGTACCACACCTGGAACTCTGCAACGATGAACTTTTCCTTGACTTATTCAACACTGTGAAGCAAGAGAAGACAGACTTCTACATGCCAAGCTCGACTACGTCGTCCAGCAATATGCAGCAGCTGTCAAACTGTTCAACCAACGCATACGCAGTTGGAAGCCAAAAAGAGTTCGAGAGGAAGCTCAAGGGTGGATTTGACAACAAGGGGGTCTTCAGTGCACCGATTAAACAGGAATCGGACTGGAGCGACAATGACATGTCCTCGTCGTTACCTTCCCAGATCAAAAACTGCGCGCAGACCTCCGTGAGCCTTCCCATGGGAcaaccaacaccaccatcaacccCAGAGCCCCTCTCAAGCCAATCAGCCCACTCCTCTCCTCGGAAGGTCGGCAAGGAGAAGGGGAAGAAGAATTTTGACAGGTACAGCCAAGAGTACCGCCAGAGACGCGAGAGGAATAACGTTGCAGTGAGGAAAAGTAGGGACAAAGCAAAGCAACGCAACGTGGAAATGCAGCAAAAAATGCTTGAACTGGGTTCAGAGAATGACAGATTACACAAAACTATCGATCAACTAACCAGTGAGCTCACTGGCCTGAGAGATTTCTTCAAGCAGCTTCCCAATCACAGCTCCTCGTTTTTGGGGACCACGGGTGGGGCCAGGCGGTGA